Proteins encoded within one genomic window of Chthonomonas sp.:
- a CDS encoding type IV secretion system DNA-binding domain-containing protein, translating into MVVRQSKPEPFWIGARKDWKVRQSLKVSALVAVTAREMATHMILLGSTGSGKSTAMVHFIAQAIGQEISFIIIDLRGDLASAAFQLVCLRIPASKIALLDLREKVPLTGFNPLAGSGEIYFRVLNLLDAIAEEHDLGVQTVEYMRFAFLLLAETKQPITKLEHIFFDSSYRSDLLARSTDEPMREFWSRYDQLTKEKQQAIASPVLNKVSLLFATDGLRKLFSHPQPLDLGEHLNTPGTALIVSLAADELSGAGRMVGNIVLNAIRREIFARVTIPENQRVPVQLFVDEFEHFDSRVFEEFLAEARKYRLSLILAHQTLAQVSPRFRSLVLNGVGVKMFFRTGREDGALLSKDLTGDSKAIDFNNVPVGEAYLWKVEKGYEHILVNAPLLKPSLVRTLASFLVKDRMRREARVVFDAGPGGDGPRATPSPHSPKDPRPSAPTSLEEWL; encoded by the coding sequence ATGGTCGTTCGACAGTCAAAACCCGAACCTTTCTGGATCGGCGCACGGAAAGACTGGAAGGTTCGCCAGAGCCTGAAGGTTAGTGCACTCGTCGCAGTCACCGCAAGAGAGATGGCGACCCACATGATCTTGCTGGGAAGTACAGGATCTGGAAAGAGCACGGCCATGGTCCACTTCATCGCCCAGGCCATAGGGCAGGAAATCTCCTTCATCATCATTGACCTTCGCGGAGACCTGGCCAGCGCAGCATTCCAACTGGTCTGCCTAAGAATCCCGGCATCGAAGATTGCTCTCCTTGACCTGAGGGAAAAGGTGCCACTCACTGGCTTCAATCCACTTGCCGGATCGGGCGAGATTTACTTCCGCGTACTGAACCTTCTAGACGCCATCGCGGAAGAGCATGATCTTGGAGTTCAGACCGTTGAATACATGCGGTTTGCGTTCCTGCTCCTAGCGGAGACAAAGCAACCGATCACCAAACTCGAACACATCTTCTTCGATTCCAGCTACCGATCAGACTTGCTCGCTCGATCAACGGATGAACCGATGCGAGAGTTCTGGTCACGGTATGACCAGCTCACGAAGGAGAAGCAACAGGCCATTGCCAGCCCGGTTCTGAACAAGGTGAGCCTGCTGTTCGCCACTGATGGGCTCCGCAAGCTATTCTCCCATCCTCAACCCCTTGATCTCGGAGAGCACCTCAACACGCCTGGAACTGCACTGATCGTGTCGTTGGCCGCTGATGAACTGAGTGGAGCGGGAAGGATGGTCGGAAACATTGTGCTCAACGCAATCCGACGCGAAATCTTTGCGCGAGTCACGATCCCCGAGAATCAGCGAGTTCCCGTTCAACTGTTCGTCGATGAGTTTGAACACTTTGATTCAAGGGTTTTTGAGGAGTTTCTTGCCGAAGCAAGGAAATATCGTCTTTCGCTCATCCTCGCCCACCAAACACTGGCACAAGTTTCTCCAAGGTTCCGCTCGCTCGTGCTCAATGGCGTCGGCGTGAAGATGTTCTTCCGCACGGGTCGTGAGGATGGTGCCCTTCTCAGCAAGGATTTGACGGGCGATTCCAAAGCGATTGACTTCAACAATGTGCCGGTCGGCGAGGCTTACCTCTGGAAGGTCGAGAAGGGATATGAGCACATCCTGGTCAACGCGCCCCTTCTCAAGCCCTCACTAGTTCGAACGCTCGCTTCGTTTCTCGTGAAAGATCGGATGCGGCGTGAAGCTCGCGTGGTCTTCGATGCTGGCCCCGGAGGAGATGGGCCAAGAGCGACTCCATCTCCTCACAGTCCGAAGGATCCGAGGCCATCTGCACCAACGAGTTTGGAGGAGTGGCTATGA
- a CDS encoding replication-relaxation family protein: MRFTERDVRLIRDIALSHVVSRDQVIRLGYFDSVTRCNTRLRELTAVSAVRQISTPFNAQSLYIAGSLAGELCGERIERLLADRIGSPRFVRHALSSTNVRIALQKRGGTGWRFEQQLWRTVSKHEVRPDGLIVLKGNPTFIEVDLGHVSGPKFTEKLKGYSLLASGTTCADLYGFATGRLLIVTTSPRRVRHLRALTSDHTRLECLVTTFDELGAPPVGCWS, translated from the coding sequence ATGAGGTTCACCGAGCGAGACGTTAGGTTGATCCGTGATATCGCCCTCAGCCACGTTGTTAGTCGAGACCAAGTGATTCGACTGGGATACTTCGATTCAGTCACTCGATGCAATACGCGTCTGCGTGAGCTTACTGCGGTGAGCGCGGTGCGTCAGATCAGTACTCCGTTCAATGCTCAGTCCCTGTACATTGCTGGCTCCCTAGCTGGAGAGCTCTGTGGGGAGCGCATCGAACGGTTATTGGCAGACCGGATCGGGTCGCCCAGATTCGTGCGCCACGCCCTCTCTTCCACTAACGTTCGGATCGCTCTCCAGAAGCGCGGCGGGACCGGATGGCGATTCGAACAGCAGCTATGGCGAACCGTTAGCAAGCACGAGGTTCGACCAGATGGCCTGATCGTCCTCAAGGGTAACCCAACGTTCATCGAGGTTGATCTCGGCCACGTTTCCGGCCCCAAGTTCACAGAAAAGCTGAAGGGCTACTCGCTCCTAGCTAGCGGCACTACCTGCGCTGACCTCTACGGCTTTGCCACCGGTCGGCTTCTCATTGTCACGACTTCTCCCCGAAGAGTCCGTCACCTGCGGGCTCTCACTTCAGACCACACGCGGCTGGAATGCCTCGTCACGACCTTTGACGAGCTCGGAGCCCCACCTGTTGGGTGCTGGAGCTAA
- a CDS encoding helix-turn-helix domain-containing protein, whose translation MSNPSSRPPVQRLAYTVQEAAALLSLSRSLVYELINAGKIDTIKIGRARRITSNQLEKYLQECEHLAPGHH comes from the coding sequence ATGAGTAACCCATCCAGCCGGCCACCAGTACAAAGGCTCGCTTACACCGTTCAGGAAGCGGCAGCCCTTCTCTCGCTCTCTCGATCCCTCGTCTACGAGCTCATCAATGCTGGAAAGATCGATACAATCAAGATTGGTCGCGCCCGTAGGATCACTAGCAATCAGTTGGAGAAGTATCTCCAAGAATGCGAGCACCTAGCTCCTGGTCACCACTAG
- a CDS encoding site-specific integrase — MARQRRNAGYTVSKRSDGRWMARVFLGYENGKQKRHTIYGKTEIEVNRAAQDFRVKNEEGAFAPTSKDCKVSEYLDKWLEVYVTCPPLAPKTVKSYKEQTKNHLIPSLGAIPLRKLAPQQVQNMMKEKIASGLSPTSVNGLHRVLRAALSQAVKDRMIAENVAKLVKPPKVASRAEKHFTQPDLQKLFAACRGHHLEYLFRLAPYVGLRLGEITGLRWVDVDFEDQTIRVRNQLQWVDGKPTLREPKSANSKRILPIGDLVDMLQLQKSMILVNGWENKMNLVFVSSTGNPLDPKLVNKYLKILCGQAKISELSFHSFRHTAATLLLAAGEEATEVMNMLGHSQISLTVNTYGGVTREAQRRAAQKLRKAIDEGIK, encoded by the coding sequence ATGGCAAGACAGCGCAGAAACGCCGGTTACACCGTCTCAAAGCGGTCCGATGGACGATGGATGGCCAGGGTGTTCCTGGGCTACGAGAACGGCAAGCAGAAGCGACACACGATCTATGGCAAGACCGAGATTGAGGTGAATCGTGCCGCTCAAGACTTCCGCGTCAAGAACGAAGAAGGCGCGTTCGCGCCAACTTCGAAAGACTGCAAGGTAAGCGAGTACCTCGACAAGTGGCTCGAAGTCTACGTCACTTGCCCACCGCTTGCGCCCAAGACGGTGAAGTCGTACAAGGAGCAAACCAAGAATCACCTGATCCCATCCTTAGGGGCGATCCCGCTGAGGAAGCTCGCGCCCCAACAGGTTCAGAACATGATGAAGGAGAAGATCGCGTCCGGGCTCTCACCTACATCCGTCAACGGCCTGCATCGTGTCCTTCGAGCGGCCCTTTCGCAAGCGGTCAAGGATCGAATGATCGCCGAGAATGTGGCAAAGCTGGTGAAACCGCCTAAGGTCGCGAGTCGAGCGGAGAAGCACTTTACTCAACCCGACTTACAAAAGCTCTTCGCCGCATGCCGTGGCCATCATCTCGAATACCTGTTCCGCTTGGCACCATATGTCGGCCTTCGCTTAGGTGAGATCACAGGTTTACGGTGGGTTGATGTGGACTTCGAAGATCAGACCATCCGCGTGAGGAATCAACTCCAATGGGTTGATGGCAAGCCAACTCTCCGCGAACCCAAGAGCGCAAACAGCAAGCGCATTCTGCCCATCGGAGATTTGGTGGACATGCTCCAACTCCAAAAGTCGATGATTCTCGTGAACGGTTGGGAGAACAAAATGAATCTTGTCTTCGTCAGCTCGACGGGTAATCCGCTTGATCCGAAGCTCGTGAACAAGTACCTCAAGATTCTCTGCGGGCAAGCCAAGATCAGCGAACTCAGCTTCCACAGCTTCCGACACACGGCGGCCACTTTGCTTCTTGCCGCTGGAGAAGAAGCCACCGAAGTAATGAATATGCTCGGGCACAGCCAGATTTCGCTCACTGTCAATACCTACGGAGGGGTAACGAGGGAGGCTCAAAGGCGAGCGGCACAGAAGTTGAGGAAGGCCATTGACGAAGGCATTAAGTGA
- a CDS encoding helix-turn-helix domain-containing protein: protein MESTKGKYLYTISEAAELLGVGRTTMYELLNSGKLKITRIGTRGIRISDDELKRFIAENSEAR from the coding sequence ATGGAATCAACCAAAGGCAAATACCTCTACACCATCAGCGAGGCAGCCGAGCTCCTGGGAGTCGGACGCACAACCATGTACGAGCTACTCAATTCGGGCAAGCTCAAGATCACGAGAATCGGTACGCGAGGCATCCGAATTTCGGATGATGAGCTCAAGCGATTCATCGCCGAAAACTCCGAAGCTCGGTAG
- a CDS encoding helix-turn-helix transcriptional regulator, with protein sequence MPGQHRRQPLHEEEHRLRGAISRLRGEQGLSQRQLSTRLGWHPMTVGKIERGERGVAVIELIAIAGALGVSPVDLLLSALE encoded by the coding sequence GTGCCGGGTCAACATCGTCGTCAGCCGCTACATGAGGAGGAGCATCGCCTACGGGGAGCGATTTCTCGGTTGCGGGGCGAGCAGGGACTTTCGCAACGGCAACTTTCGACCAGGTTGGGTTGGCACCCGATGACGGTGGGGAAAATTGAGCGCGGTGAGCGAGGCGTGGCGGTCATTGAGCTGATTGCAATTGCAGGTGCGCTCGGAGTCAGCCCGGTCGATCTCTTGCTGAGTGCTTTGGAGTAG
- a CDS encoding HD domain-containing protein: MAAHGDQVRKGTTIPYISHLLQVAGLVLELGGDEDEAIGGLLHDSAEDGGGESVLTAIRDQFGEKVEQIVRENSDSITESKDVKAPWRERKEKYIAGIATKSASALLVSICDKIHNARSLNADSWFLGEAHWDRFNASKEDSIWYYQSLIKAFQLRESDDSRLTSALASLKLEVESFTSK; the protein is encoded by the coding sequence ATGGCCGCTCATGGGGATCAGGTACGGAAAGGTACGACGATCCCTTATATTTCACACTTGCTTCAAGTAGCCGGTCTGGTTTTAGAGCTCGGAGGCGATGAGGACGAAGCTATCGGAGGCTTGCTTCACGACTCCGCCGAAGACGGCGGTGGTGAATCCGTGCTGACGGCAATTCGAGATCAGTTCGGCGAAAAGGTCGAACAAATCGTCCGTGAGAATTCGGACTCGATCACCGAGTCAAAGGACGTCAAAGCTCCGTGGCGAGAACGTAAGGAGAAATACATCGCCGGAATCGCGACGAAGTCTGCATCAGCGCTTCTGGTTTCGATCTGCGACAAAATCCACAACGCGCGGTCACTCAATGCAGATTCATGGTTCTTGGGGGAAGCCCACTGGGATCGCTTCAATGCCTCGAAGGAAGACTCGATTTGGTATTACCAATCGTTGATAAAAGCCTTTCAACTCCGAGAGTCCGATGATTCAAGACTTACGTCCGCGCTAGCCTCGCTGAAGCTCGAAGTTGAATCCTTTACGTCTAAGTGA
- a CDS encoding toll/interleukin-1 receptor domain-containing protein, whose protein sequence is MRQVDQDSRLFISYNSESSEFVRSLAAALTLTGAQVWLDKWRIRPGDSIPSAIDAGLSGFDTFVLVWSKGAEGSNWVRNEMNAAITRWTKEQHYRFVPVLLDDTPVPTILAPIHYIDAKDEDHFRVARVLLGVETDAEFRKAIQEVIESTLLPFREFHGAGVYVCCPKCGLPADQLKQWSAPDPKRDDMYAGVECPECRWSDGGEVPW, encoded by the coding sequence GTGAGACAGGTTGACCAGGATTCGCGACTTTTCATCTCTTACAACTCTGAAAGCTCAGAGTTCGTCCGGAGTTTGGCGGCAGCCCTGACCTTGACCGGCGCTCAGGTCTGGTTGGATAAATGGCGGATTCGTCCTGGCGACTCAATCCCGTCAGCCATTGACGCCGGGCTATCCGGTTTCGACACTTTCGTTCTCGTTTGGTCGAAGGGGGCCGAAGGATCAAACTGGGTCAGGAACGAGATGAACGCGGCCATTACTCGGTGGACTAAGGAACAACATTACCGGTTTGTGCCCGTGCTTCTCGACGATACGCCCGTTCCAACAATACTTGCGCCGATCCATTACATTGATGCAAAGGACGAGGATCACTTTAGAGTGGCGCGAGTACTGCTTGGAGTCGAGACCGACGCTGAATTTAGGAAAGCAATTCAGGAAGTCATTGAGAGCACTCTACTTCCGTTTCGTGAGTTTCACGGGGCAGGGGTCTATGTCTGTTGCCCGAAGTGTGGTTTACCAGCGGACCAGCTCAAGCAATGGTCTGCGCCAGACCCGAAGCGAGACGACATGTATGCCGGGGTCGAATGCCCGGAGTGCAGATGGTCCGATGGCGGTGAAGTACCTTGGTAA
- a CDS encoding site-specific DNA-methyltransferase: MARKPKNDGTKIEYTKHQDSRVNIPTQELKDFVAQDEVREARALYPRDPSLDPQLVWKGKDEQDQEDLAVPTVPIYIQEKIHPSAIIENIRANPGAAVEGASDQLDLFGDFNGIEEFDKKVDFYHHEGHWTNRMILGDSLLVMNSLAEKEGLKGKVQMIYFDPPYGIKFGSNWQVSTRKRQVGDKAEDATRQPEQVRAFRDTWKLGIHSYLSYLRDRLVVARELLTESGSVFVQIGEENAHVVRCLLDEVFGAENLCGVITFVKTSGLGSKLLPNRCDQLLWFAKDIEHVKFRSIYLEKSFDEGTASNYSWVELPNGSRRSMKADERQNPNLIPNDVRIYKPDNITSQGNPLVEFSWKGKCYKQTWKTTVDGLRRLGHAGRLHVAENSLQYVRYLSDFPCIPITKLWTDTATGSFTEDKVYVVQTGTKTVERCLLMTTDPGDLVLDPTCGSGTTAYVAEQWGRRWITLDTSRVAMTLARTRIIAGRFPYYLLADSPEGVQKEGEITGKVPPSYPTEEDVRKGFVYERVPHVTLGSIANNPAIDGIAATYDPLLERCVETIRTYSEKDWIVGTVPRTQETVDELNWGLEWAPGQPDIDHIRSLEDLVYMLHQGEEKHRHYVAYSYYWKLMDARREEIDKAILRHAETELLYDQPYEDKSRVRVTGPFTVESLAPHRVLETNPDAPQSEQQAHTETGGKRFESMILDNLRKAGVQNTRKGERLKFDALEPFAGAWVHARGSYTDADGGSKTVAVSIGPEFGTVGPDWIKEAAKEAVKGVGFDLLIVCGFSFDGYASEEAKQFGSLTVLPVRMNNDLSMGDELLKKTGAGNLFMVFGEPDVVLAQEEGKVTVEVRGLDVYDPTTGQIRSGSTDDLAVWFIDTNYNGESFFVRHAYFLGGDEPYDKLKRALRAEINEAAWSALYSTKSQPFAKPSTGKIAVKVINHYGDEVLKVYEVT, encoded by the coding sequence ATGGCAAGGAAACCTAAGAACGACGGCACGAAGATCGAGTACACGAAGCACCAGGATAGCCGGGTCAATATTCCGACTCAGGAGCTGAAGGACTTTGTGGCTCAAGACGAGGTGCGCGAGGCGCGGGCGCTGTATCCGCGTGATCCCTCGCTCGATCCTCAGCTTGTCTGGAAGGGCAAGGATGAGCAGGACCAGGAAGACCTTGCCGTTCCGACCGTGCCGATCTACATTCAGGAAAAGATTCACCCTTCGGCCATCATCGAGAACATTCGCGCCAATCCGGGCGCGGCGGTCGAAGGAGCGAGCGACCAGCTCGACCTTTTTGGAGACTTCAACGGGATCGAGGAGTTCGACAAAAAAGTGGACTTCTATCACCATGAGGGCCATTGGACGAACCGGATGATCCTGGGTGATTCACTGCTTGTGATGAACTCACTGGCCGAGAAGGAAGGGCTGAAGGGCAAGGTTCAGATGATCTACTTCGACCCGCCGTACGGAATCAAGTTCGGGTCGAACTGGCAGGTCAGCACGCGCAAGCGGCAAGTCGGGGACAAAGCCGAAGACGCGACGCGCCAACCGGAACAGGTCCGTGCGTTCCGGGATACGTGGAAGCTTGGCATTCACTCGTACCTAAGCTATCTCCGTGACCGGCTTGTCGTGGCACGAGAGCTCCTCACGGAGTCAGGAAGCGTGTTCGTTCAGATCGGCGAGGAAAACGCGCATGTTGTACGATGCTTGCTCGACGAAGTATTTGGGGCTGAAAACCTTTGCGGAGTAATCACATTTGTCAAGACTTCGGGCCTCGGGAGCAAGCTTCTTCCAAACCGATGCGATCAACTGCTGTGGTTTGCCAAAGACATTGAACATGTCAAGTTTCGAAGCATTTATCTTGAAAAGAGCTTTGACGAAGGAACCGCGTCTAACTACTCCTGGGTTGAGCTTCCCAATGGAAGTCGCAGGAGTATGAAGGCCGACGAAAGACAGAATCCGAACCTGATCCCGAACGACGTCCGAATCTATAAGCCTGACAATATCACGTCCCAGGGCAATCCACTTGTTGAATTCAGCTGGAAGGGTAAGTGCTACAAACAGACCTGGAAGACAACGGTTGACGGCCTTCGTCGGCTCGGACACGCTGGGCGGCTTCATGTTGCAGAGAATAGTCTTCAATACGTTCGCTATCTAAGCGACTTCCCATGCATTCCAATCACGAAGCTCTGGACTGACACTGCTACCGGTAGCTTCACAGAAGACAAGGTCTATGTCGTTCAAACGGGAACGAAGACGGTGGAGCGATGCCTGTTGATGACCACCGACCCCGGTGACCTTGTGCTCGATCCAACCTGTGGAAGTGGTACGACCGCTTACGTCGCTGAACAGTGGGGCCGACGGTGGATCACGCTCGATACGAGTCGTGTCGCCATGACCCTCGCGCGTACCCGAATCATCGCGGGACGATTCCCTTATTATCTCCTAGCCGATTCGCCCGAGGGTGTTCAAAAAGAAGGGGAGATCACGGGCAAAGTGCCGCCAAGCTATCCGACCGAAGAAGACGTGCGGAAGGGCTTCGTGTACGAGCGGGTTCCTCATGTGACCCTTGGTAGCATAGCGAACAACCCGGCCATCGACGGCATCGCGGCAACGTATGACCCTTTGCTCGAAAGATGTGTCGAAACGATTCGGACCTATTCGGAAAAGGATTGGATCGTCGGTACTGTTCCCCGGACTCAGGAAACAGTGGACGAGTTGAACTGGGGACTAGAATGGGCACCCGGACAACCTGATATTGATCATATTCGGTCCCTTGAAGACTTGGTCTACATGTTGCACCAAGGCGAAGAGAAGCATCGCCACTATGTAGCCTACTCTTACTATTGGAAGCTAATGGACGCCCGGCGCGAGGAGATTGACAAAGCGATTCTGAGGCACGCCGAAACGGAGCTTCTCTACGATCAACCGTACGAGGACAAGAGCCGGGTGCGCGTCACTGGGCCGTTCACGGTCGAAAGCCTTGCCCCTCACCGCGTTCTTGAGACGAACCCCGACGCGCCTCAGAGCGAACAGCAGGCCCACACCGAGACCGGCGGCAAGCGGTTTGAAAGCATGATCCTCGACAACCTACGAAAGGCGGGCGTTCAGAACACTCGCAAGGGCGAGCGGCTGAAGTTCGATGCGCTCGAACCGTTCGCCGGGGCGTGGGTTCACGCCAGGGGGAGCTACACCGACGCCGACGGAGGATCGAAGACCGTCGCGGTCAGTATCGGACCCGAGTTCGGCACGGTTGGCCCAGATTGGATCAAGGAAGCCGCCAAAGAAGCGGTGAAGGGCGTCGGGTTCGATCTGCTGATCGTATGCGGATTCAGCTTCGACGGTTACGCCAGCGAAGAGGCAAAACAGTTTGGATCGCTGACCGTGCTTCCGGTTCGCATGAACAATGACCTGAGCATGGGCGACGAACTGCTGAAGAAGACCGGCGCGGGCAATCTCTTCATGGTCTTTGGAGAACCTGACGTGGTGCTTGCCCAAGAAGAAGGAAAGGTCACGGTCGAGGTTCGTGGTTTGGACGTCTACGACCCGACCACGGGCCAGATTCGGAGCGGATCGACCGACGACCTTGCCGTCTGGTTCATTGACACAAACTATAACGGCGAAAGCTTCTTCGTGCGGCACGCCTACTTCCTGGGCGGCGACGAACCGTACGACAAGCTGAAACGAGCGCTGCGGGCCGAAATCAACGAGGCGGCTTGGTCGGCGCTCTATTCGACGAAGAGTCAGCCGTTTGCCAAGCCATCGACGGGCAAGATCGCAGTCAAAGTGATCAACCACTACGGCGACGAAGTGCTGAAGGTCTACGAGGTGACTTAA